The following DNA comes from Rosa rugosa chromosome 5, drRosRugo1.1, whole genome shotgun sequence.
CTCAATTTTCAATCTTATCTatatttttctgttttatttgctttttatttttgtcataaaCAGTAGATTGTTATTTTGAATTTTACATGggtgttaaaacttaaaaggtGAAGATGATTCTGCTCTGTTTACCCAAAACACACAGAACCAACCACAAAGAAACAAGCTTTAAGAGAAATGCCAAAAAGGCAAACAAGTGGGTTTTTTGGGTCAATCAATCGAAAGTTTGGTTTATTTTGCTTATGGTTGGCTGCACCTTCCATAGCTCTAGTCCACAAGCAAGAGGCTGAGAATTAAAATTAGCCCTATCTTTAGTCATCAACCTACTTTCTAATCTTCCCATCTTCATTGTTTGACTAGCTAAACAAAACTTGTCTTCAATACAAGAGCCGTTTGGTCTGGAGTCTGGACCTACTATATTGATTTGTACTTGCATGACCAAAAACCACACAACCATTTATCACTGTTAACTTTTGTAGATCCTCTGCCATCTGATTTTAATCGTACAAATTCAGGGAGATGGATCAGATGGCAATGATTGGTCATATTTTGTCTTCGAGTTATGATCAAGCTGAGCTTAACTCTATATCATGTGAACAAAAACCAAACGGTTAGGAAGAACTGCCAACAGAAATATTAATTCAGCGGGGCAAGAGAGTTAGAAATGGAAACCCACACGTTTACATGACTGCCAGATATTAGGTAATATCTATAGCAAGAAAGAAATACAGTTAAGCAGGTTTAATGTGGTTTCAAATTTACAGTTTCTAGGGGTTTTTCACTTTTCAGCTTTTGTTTTGGCTTGTTTAACTGCATATCATCCTTAACATCTACAAAGACTTGTTTGGACCCATCCATTCGTGAAGTGTCAATCCTTTGGGAGAAGAATGGCCACTAGATATTGGTGGTTGCTGTAGCTCTTAGCGTTAAGAGCTCTACTGGAATTCTATTTATCATGAACTTCTGACACAAGCAAGCTTTCTCGTGTGGAAGTTCTATGCAAGATGATAGTTGATGGTGTGGGAATGTTTATTCTTCATAAGTAGATTTGGCTattaattaaacatataagtaCAAGTTCTTCAAACTGTTCTGGGGATGTTTATGATTGGATATTGTAAAAACAAGGATTATCTTCTTAAGCTCTCTTGGGAATTACAGGTTCTGGGTTGCTGTTGCTGCATTTCCAGGGCTGTGTAATGGTGTGAGTAATCAAATATGAGGTGGGGACGAAGAGGGTGGTTGGATGTTTTGGAGCTGGGTTTTCTTTATATATGAGCGGAAACATAAGCTTTTTGGATTTGCAATAGCTTCATGATAAGATTAGGCCTCTTGGTTGCTGCTTCAATTGCAGCCTTTGCAGCGAGGCAGCTCAATGTCAAAAAGCCGAATTCATCAGCCTCGACCACTAGACCTTCAGGTATTCATCTCTATAAGTTTGATATCTATCACTTTCTTATTTGTTAGCTGAAAGTATAAATTATTTCTATGAACAGGGATGGGGGACCTTTTATTAGTTGATGTATTGCAACTGAGCTGTATTTGTTATAGATAGTCTTATGGCAGAGAAGAGCTCATTTTTCGATGTTCTTTCTAGTGTAATTTTTTTATCATATTCTTCAATTCTTGATTGCTAGCCATTCTTCTTTTGATATTGCAACTTAGAAAATGGCGAAACAAACTCTAAACATCAGAGTGAGAAGGAAGACGAAGAGCAACTTGCATATTCTAATGATAGCCTCAAAGAGAAGGATGTAAGTATAAAACAAACTTCTATCAAATTCCCATCTCTTTTGCAATATAGAAAAAACTAGCTTGCAGATTTAATAATTTGCTATGCCCtttgttttgacttttttttttttttgagctaaCTATGAGTTATACATTTTGcagggagaagcagaagaagaggaggaggaggatgaagaAGAGGTTAAATTAATCAGCAGTGTATTTGACCGAGCTCGTGATATTCAACCTGGTGGTGATATTGATGATGAAGATATATTACCAGAATTTGAAGATCTTTTATCTGGGGAGATTGACTACCCGATACTTGTTAACAAGGATAGTAATGAGAAAGATGTATATGAAACTGAAATGGCAAATAATGCAAGTGAGCTGGAACGGCTGCGCAATTTGGTAAAGGAATTAGAGGAAAGAGAAGTGAAACTTGAAGGTGAATTACTCGAGTACTATGGATTGAAGGAACAGGAATCAGATATCACTGAAATACAAAGGCAGCTCAAGATAAAAACAGTGGAGATTGGCATGCTCAATATTACTATCAACTCTCTGCAGGTTGAGAGGAAGAAGCTTCAAGAAGAAGTTGCTCAGGGAGCTACCACCAAGAAGGAGCTGGAGGCAGCAAGGAATAAAATTAAGGAGTTGCAGAGGCAGATTCAGCTTGATGCTAACCAGACAAAAGGCCAGTTACTGTTGCTCAAACAACAAGTTTCCGGTTTACAGGAAAAAGAGGAAGAGGCAGTCAAGAAAGATtctgaaattgaaaagaagctGAAAGCTGTGAAAGACTTAGAGGTGGAAGTCATGGAGCTTAAGAGAAAGAACAAGGAACTTCAAATCGAAAAGAGAGAACTGTCTATTAAATTGAATGCTGCTGAATCAAGAGTAGTGGCGCTCTCTAATATGACAGAGGTTAGTCTGAGTTCCTTTTTGGCCACTTTTGGTTTACACAATAGCGCCCTTCACTATTTCGAGTTGAGACTAgtacttttcttttttggcacTGGAAGTTGAGACTCGAACTTATATGCAaagattataattttttttttatttagtgaaaatgatttaacaaccTGGTGGAAGGGCATAGAGTATTTAACTAGCATTATGAACAAAATATGTTGTAATTGGTGCTTGTAAACATGTTTGTTTAAAATTTATCCTTACAATGCTTTTCCTCACTATTTCAGACTGAAATGGTTGCCAATGTAAGAGGCGAGGTCAATAATCTAAAGCATGCAAATGAAGACCTGTTAAAGCAAGTGGAAGGTCTTCAGATGAACAGGTTCAGTGAAGTTGAAGAGCTAGTGTACCTTCGTTGGCTAAACGCATGCTTGAGGTATGAGCTCCGGAACTATCAGACACCTCAAGGAAAGATATCAGCTCGTGATCTCAACAAGAATCTGAGTCCAAAGTCACAGGAGAAGGCCAAACAACTGATGTTGGAGTATGCAGGATCAGAGCGCGGGCAGGGGGATACAGATATGGAAAGCAACTATTCTCAACCATCTTCGCCTGGAAGTGAGGATTTTGATAATGCTTCTATTGATAGTTCCACCAGTCGATACAGTAGTCTCAGTAAAAGACCTAGCTTAATCCAAAAGCTTAAAAAATGGGGGAAAAGCAAAGATGATTCAAGTTCTCTTTCATCTCCAGCGAGATCATTATCCGGAAGCTCTCCGGGCAGGGCAAGTATGAGTGTTCGACCAAGGGGACCACTGGAAGCACTAATGCTAAGGAATGCAAGCGATGGTGTAGCAATCACTACATTTGGGAAGATGGACCAGGAACTTCCTGACTCTCCTCAAACACCCACTCTTCCAAACATTAGAACACAAATGCCTTCTAGCGACTCACCTAATTCTGTTGCATCATCTTTCCATGTGATGTCTAAATCTGTTGAAGGAGTTCTAGATGAGAAATATCCTGCGTATAAGGATCGTCATAAGTTGGCCTTAGAGAGGGAAAAGCAAATTAAGGAAAGGGCTGAGCAGGCAAGAGCAGAGAAGTTTGGTGATAAATCAAATGTAAGTTTCAGCTATGAGCCTAGAACAAAAGCTGACAAGGATAGAATAGTTAGTTTGCCACCCAAACTTACCCTTATAAAGGAGAAGGCAGTTATTTCGGGTGATTCAAGCAACCAAGCGGATGGTGGTAAGGCTTTTGATCCTCAAGAAATAAGCAAGATGAAACTTGCTCAAATTGAGAAGAGACCTCCTAGGGTGCCTCGGCCACCTCCTAAATCTGGAGGTGCCCCTGTTGGTACAACTCCCACTCCCTCGAGTGGGATACCACTACCACCTCCTCCACCAGGTGGCCCaccgccacctcctccaccacctGGTGGACCACCTCGTCCACCTCCTCCACCAGGAAGCTTGCCAAGGGGCGCAGGAGGTGGTGATAAAGTGCACCGTGCTCCTGAGCTGGTTGAGTTCTATCAGTCGCTGATGAAACGTGAGGCAAAGAAGGATACATCATCTTTAATATCTACATCATCGAATGTATCTAGTGCAAGGAGCAACATGATTGGGGAGATTGAGAACAAATCATCTTTCCTTTTAGCTGTGAGTACAATTCTGTTCTTCATTTCAGTTATCTGCTTGCTTTTAAACTATGGTGTTTATTACTAAAATATAAAAATGCTGAAATTGTATGGGCTGGATACAGGTGAAAGCTGATGTTGAAGCTCAAGGTGACTTTGTCATGTCATTGGCAACTGAAGTTCGTGCAGCTTCCTTCACAAACATTGACGATTTGGTAGCCTTTGTGAACTGGCTAGATGAAGAGCTCTCCTTCTTGGTATGCCTCTACAAACATATATCAAAATGTGCCTTTCAACGGTAGAAGGAACAGCATTTTAAGCAAAAGATACttgcaactgctaaaatcaaAGTCTTTAAACACCTTGTAACGCTTCTTTTCACTATGGGTTATCTTGAAATTCATTTCTGTTGCTGCCTTTTGTAGGTTGATGAAAGGGCCGTCCTCAAGCACTTTGATTGGCCTGAAGGGAAAGTGGATGCTTTAAGAGAAGCCGCTTTTGAATACCAAGACTTGATGAAGTTGGAGCAGAAAGTCTCCACTTTTGTTGATGATCCCAAACTCTCATGTGAAGCTGCTCTAAAGAAGATGTATTCATTGCTCGAAAAGTATGAACTTTCTCTTCATGCATTGACATGCTGGTTATAAGACATGCAGCTTTCGGTCATTCTCAAATTTTCTGTTATTTTGTTGCCAGGGTCGAACAGAGTGTATATGCTCTGTTGCGTACAAGGGACATGGCTATTTCACGATGCAAGGAGTTTGGAATTCCAGTTGATTGGTTATTAGATTCTGGAGTTGTTGGCAAGGTATGCTTCAAAACTTCAAATAgaaattgttttacatttaCTACCTTTGATATTATTAATCTCTTGTATGGAAAAATCAATCTCTTATAAGATGTTTGCTTTTGCAGATCAAGCTCTCATCTGTACAGTTGGCAAGAAAGTATATGAAACGCGTAGCTTCAGAACTTGATGCAATGAGTGGACCTGAGAAGGAACCAAACAGAGAATTTATACTTCTGCAAGGCGTGCGTTTTGCCTTCCGTGTTCATCAGGTATATTGGAACTTCGCTCTTGTTGAAGCTGTTTGGTAATTTGATATACAGAATTTTCAAATTGAAACAGATTTGAAAGAACATAAATTTAAAATGCTAACGTTGAACTGTTTCCAGTTTGCTGGAGGCTTTGATGCAGAGAGCATGAAGGCATTCGAAGAGCTTAGGGGCCGTGTCAGTGgacaaagagaagaagaaaatgggccAGAAACGTAATTTGAGTCTTACATTTTTTCCTCCACCTTCGGCTCTTGGTTTTTCTGTTGTATATTTCCATCTTTACTGACTCATGCTGCAGAGTCGTTCATATTGAACATGTAATACAATTACAAGTCCATTGAGGCCAAAAGTAAATTATGCAAAGTTACTCATACTTGTTGTACAAGACTTCTTGAGCAAAAATCGGAACAGAACATGCTTATTATACCTTGATAGAAAAACAGAAACTTGCCGTAAAGTGAGAACTACCTTTATTGATATAATGATGTCAGTATAGCTTACCATGTCAATTTTGCctaatctctctcacagaaatACACAAGTGATCATGAATAGGTGGAGTCACCAAAATTTGATTACACTACACTATCTCATTGTGATTACAAGACTTCTGTCTATGAACTTGGCACCTCCAACCTTCCCTTGAATTTTAGAAGGCAGATGAATTACACGTCTTTGATCCCCGGCTTCCACTAATAACTCTGATCCTCCTCTGTACTGCATTTATCAAATGGTTACATGTTCAGTGTCATATTATAATTATGTAAAAATATGCATTGTCAAAAGatagacaaaaagaaaaaatgaagacgACAGAAGGCCATAGCAAGCTAGCAAAATAACTAAATTCTTAGGTACAATCATACCTGATATAGCTTGATCTCTGACTTGTCAAAACCTGGCATGAAAAGGATTATTGACTTTCTGGCTGCATCAAACGATACAGAGGACATTAGACTACTGCTGCCACTTGCTGTCGTAGAAAGAAGACTTCGTGCATTTTCACCGACAGTGTTTTGCATGATTGCAACCCAGTCCAGAGGGGGGGAACCTAGGGAGATATGTGGAATGAAAGCAAAAGGCAAGGGTGAAAATATAGTCTTGAGTTCTTCCTCTGATTCTGTATTCAATTTTGGTGATGCAATGGCAAATGCTCCAGAAATCTGTCCACCAGCTTGGATCGTGCAACCCCAATATCGTAATGCAGAACTAATAGATACTGGATTGTCTGGGTCCAACATTAGGAAGCAGCCAAATTTTTGAGGTTCTGAGAAAGCAGATGACCCTCTCTGCACCACACATGGACTAGGTAGGATCACAATGGATTTACATAAAAATACTGTGGTAATAGGAAATAGGGGATGGTACTCACCTCCAACATTTTTTCAACACTGTCCCATATTTCTGCACTCATTTTCCCATTGAAAAGAGGTTTACTGCTGGTTATACTCATGGCTTCATCCACAAGTCTGAGAAGTGAAGGACCGGCCATCCTCCCAAGATCAGTTTTCTCAGCCACATTCCGTAGATATTTTAAGTACAACCTGTACATGGTCAGGCAACTCAATGTCAATTCATACATAATAACATGACTGAAAATTCTTTGCGTGTGAGAGAGGAAACTCGCTTGACCTTGCTTTACCGGCTGCACTTATCATCCTTAGCACTTCCTCGGAGCTCATACCATCATACACAATTATGTCAAATTTATCTTTATCGTGGTTTCTTTGAGCCACATTCCCAAAGAACCCCACAAGCCTCTCAAGTGCTA
Coding sequences within:
- the LOC133709237 gene encoding uncharacterized protein At1g26090, chloroplastic isoform X1 → MALLTFCPVLPPNSFPYSSVLNRTTPNLAHTTRTRTRTRTPSSGTKAVTLAASSEDSHKSTKLVTFLGKGGSGKTTSAIFAAQHFAMAGFSTCLVIHTQDPSAEFLLNCKIGTSPVLCSNNLSALRFETTKMLLGPLKQLKQADARLNMTQGVLEGVVFFSIEQIFGEELGVLPGMDPIFSALALERLVGFFGNVAQRNHDKDKFDIIVYDGMSSEEVLRMISAAGKARLYLKYLRNVAEKTDLGRMAGPSLLRLVDEAMSITSSKPLFNGKMSAEIWDSVEKMLERGSSAFSEPQKFGCFLMLDPDNPVSISSALRYWGCTIQAGGQISGAFAIASPKLNTESEEELKTIFSPLPFAFIPHISLGSPPLDWVAIMQNTVGENARSLLSTTASGSSSLMSSVSFDAARKSIILFMPGFDKSEIKLYQYRGGSELLVEAGDQRRVIHLPSKIQGKVGGAKFIDRSLVITMR
- the LOC133709235 gene encoding protein CHUP1, chloroplastic; protein product: MIRLGLLVAASIAAFAARQLNVKKPNSSASTTRPSENGETNSKHQSEKEDEEQLAYSNDSLKEKDGEAEEEEEEDEEEVKLISSVFDRARDIQPGGDIDDEDILPEFEDLLSGEIDYPILVNKDSNEKDVYETEMANNASELERLRNLVKELEEREVKLEGELLEYYGLKEQESDITEIQRQLKIKTVEIGMLNITINSLQVERKKLQEEVAQGATTKKELEAARNKIKELQRQIQLDANQTKGQLLLLKQQVSGLQEKEEEAVKKDSEIEKKLKAVKDLEVEVMELKRKNKELQIEKRELSIKLNAAESRVVALSNMTETEMVANVRGEVNNLKHANEDLLKQVEGLQMNRFSEVEELVYLRWLNACLRYELRNYQTPQGKISARDLNKNLSPKSQEKAKQLMLEYAGSERGQGDTDMESNYSQPSSPGSEDFDNASIDSSTSRYSSLSKRPSLIQKLKKWGKSKDDSSSLSSPARSLSGSSPGRASMSVRPRGPLEALMLRNASDGVAITTFGKMDQELPDSPQTPTLPNIRTQMPSSDSPNSVASSFHVMSKSVEGVLDEKYPAYKDRHKLALEREKQIKERAEQARAEKFGDKSNVSFSYEPRTKADKDRIVSLPPKLTLIKEKAVISGDSSNQADGGKAFDPQEISKMKLAQIEKRPPRVPRPPPKSGGAPVGTTPTPSSGIPLPPPPPGGPPPPPPPPGGPPRPPPPPGSLPRGAGGGDKVHRAPELVEFYQSLMKREAKKDTSSLISTSSNVSSARSNMIGEIENKSSFLLAVKADVEAQGDFVMSLATEVRAASFTNIDDLVAFVNWLDEELSFLVDERAVLKHFDWPEGKVDALREAAFEYQDLMKLEQKVSTFVDDPKLSCEAALKKMYSLLEKVEQSVYALLRTRDMAISRCKEFGIPVDWLLDSGVVGKIKLSSVQLARKYMKRVASELDAMSGPEKEPNREFILLQGVRFAFRVHQFAGGFDAESMKAFEELRGRVSGQREEENGPET
- the LOC133709237 gene encoding uncharacterized protein At1g26090, chloroplastic isoform X2, whose amino-acid sequence is MALLTFCPVLPPNSFPYSSVLNRTTPNLAHTTRTRTRTRTPSSGTKAVTLAASSEDSHKSTKLVTFLGKGGSGKTTSAIFAAQHFAMAGFSTCLVIHTQDPSAEFLLNCKIGTSPVLCSNNLSALRFETTKMLLGPLKQLKQADARLNMTQGVLEGIFGEELGVLPGMDPIFSALALERLVGFFGNVAQRNHDKDKFDIIVYDGMSSEEVLRMISAAGKARLYLKYLRNVAEKTDLGRMAGPSLLRLVDEAMSITSSKPLFNGKMSAEIWDSVEKMLERGSSAFSEPQKFGCFLMLDPDNPVSISSALRYWGCTIQAGGQISGAFAIASPKLNTESEEELKTIFSPLPFAFIPHISLGSPPLDWVAIMQNTVGENARSLLSTTASGSSSLMSSVSFDAARKSIILFMPGFDKSEIKLYQYRGGSELLVEAGDQRRVIHLPSKIQGKVGGAKFIDRSLVITMR